A genomic region of Antennarius striatus isolate MH-2024 chromosome 2, ASM4005453v1, whole genome shotgun sequence contains the following coding sequences:
- the ppdpfa gene encoding pancreatic progenitor cell differentiation and proliferation factor A: MAAIPSSGSLIATHDYYRRRLGSASSNSSCGSAEYAGEVIPHHPGLPRQDSGHWWTSFFFAKQHQPGMQNGSEKNGTYTVANGQVTCIAREMVLNRQLSEDSEKPELQASS, encoded by the exons ATGGCTGCAATTCCATCAAGTGGTTCCCTCATTGCCACCCATGATTACTACAGAA GGCGTCTGGGTTCCGCCTCCAGCAACAGCTCCTGTGGTAGTGCGGAGTACGCCGGAGAGGTCATTCCCCACCACCCAG GACTTCCCAGGCAGGATTCTGGCCACTGGTGGACATCATTTTTCTTTGCAAAACAACACCAGCCCGGCATGCAGAATGGATCTGAAAA AAACGGAACCTACACAGTGGCCAACGGTCAGGTGACCTGCATCGCCAGGGAAATGGTTCTGAACAGACAACTAAGTGAGGACAGCGAAAAGCCTGAACTGCAGGCTTCTTCGTAG